From Pseudoalteromonas viridis, the proteins below share one genomic window:
- a CDS encoding GNAT family N-acetyltransferase, producing the protein MSCISNYRILPAQLDTQWDQFVKQSKTSTPFSLSSFILPLNTHYQAYYCTKGDERVAGLLLLLDSAGKRVTGHDLVVHDGVFFKDFKSLNKAQTYSEQFKALQCIAEFLASEFSETVLTLPPSIQDIRPFLWVNYHEPLPMFSESVRYTSFIDIAEFRLERSLEACELYSQASVSRRQQIRYGLKKGIKVEPSQSIDLFLSLYESTFIRQGVALRETLIPEMRALLTSLNEQGDIRIFEAKNVQGQTGSIAIFLLLNDSAYYLFGANDYDLRHQHMGTMVLWEAFYRLAAEGINKVDLEGVNSPDRGWFKLSFGGTLNPYYSLHFESK; encoded by the coding sequence ATGTCTTGTATTTCAAACTATCGTATTTTGCCGGCGCAACTGGATACGCAGTGGGATCAATTTGTTAAGCAATCAAAAACGTCAACGCCCTTTTCATTGTCCAGCTTCATTTTGCCTTTGAATACGCACTATCAGGCGTATTATTGCACCAAAGGAGATGAAAGAGTCGCAGGTTTGTTATTATTGTTAGACTCAGCTGGGAAGCGCGTCACAGGGCATGACTTAGTCGTTCATGATGGTGTTTTTTTCAAAGACTTCAAAAGTTTAAATAAAGCTCAAACTTATTCTGAACAGTTCAAGGCATTACAATGTATAGCGGAGTTTTTGGCGAGTGAATTCAGCGAAACCGTGCTGACATTACCACCATCAATTCAGGATATAAGGCCCTTTTTATGGGTCAACTATCACGAACCGCTGCCAATGTTTAGCGAATCGGTGCGATATACAAGCTTCATTGATATTGCTGAATTCCGATTAGAGCGATCTTTGGAAGCGTGTGAACTGTATTCTCAAGCCTCTGTTTCCAGGCGGCAGCAGATCCGCTATGGCTTAAAAAAAGGCATAAAAGTTGAGCCAAGCCAGAGTATTGATTTATTTTTGTCACTGTATGAAAGTACCTTTATCAGGCAAGGTGTGGCATTGAGAGAGACGTTGATCCCTGAAATGAGAGCGTTATTAACCAGCTTGAATGAGCAAGGTGATATTCGAATTTTTGAGGCAAAGAATGTACAGGGGCAGACGGGGAGCATTGCTATATTTTTGCTATTAAATGATAGTGCTTACTATTTATTTGGGGCGAATGATTACGACTTAAGGCATCAACATATGGGGACTATGGTGCTTTGGGAAGCGTTTTATCGTTTAGCGGCAGAAGGTATAAATAAGGTTGATTTGGAGGGGGTAAATAGCCCCGACAGAGGTTGGTTTAAGCTGAGCTTTGGTGGCACATTGAACCCATATTATAGTCTGCATTTTGAGTCGAAATAA
- a CDS encoding DUF354 domain-containing protein: MSQPLNFVFFCSDPGAANSLIVLAKHLTPNYKIQMFARSAAFNHIKTNSNLSVTLVPDTVDQYSLSQFKTILRQYMPAVVVTGTTGRDYTERTIWQACQALTIPCCAVLDQWMNYALRFLKKHLAYQDKLSYTQEELCLPDSIIVMDDFAKHDMANEGIPSNIIEVCGSPYYEYMGTLCKNARLGKNSTKTVLFACEPITAVYGNRLGKKIHGYTEKTILNALCEEIQRQDRNKKISLQIRPHPRERKNRYTAFIARYGFANMNSAPSVIDALKGSDMVIGMSSTLLLEAAILGKPIASIQIGASLPSLFYLEQIGRTQSIRHRYQLRRLVQHLLLGHMKPFQIEMLTKNGACHNIERHLLSLLK, from the coding sequence ATGTCTCAACCGCTAAACTTTGTCTTTTTTTGCTCGGATCCTGGCGCGGCTAATTCTCTTATTGTATTAGCAAAACACCTCACTCCTAATTATAAGATCCAGATGTTTGCAAGATCTGCCGCGTTTAATCACATTAAGACGAACAGCAACCTTAGCGTCACGCTTGTGCCTGATACAGTGGATCAATATAGCCTTAGTCAGTTTAAAACAATACTACGTCAGTATATGCCTGCGGTTGTAGTGACAGGTACGACTGGCAGAGACTACACAGAGCGAACAATCTGGCAGGCATGCCAAGCGCTTACTATACCGTGTTGTGCTGTTCTGGATCAGTGGATGAACTATGCGCTGCGTTTTTTGAAAAAACATCTGGCCTATCAGGACAAGCTGTCTTATACACAAGAAGAGCTATGCCTTCCAGATTCGATCATCGTCATGGATGACTTTGCCAAGCATGATATGGCAAACGAAGGTATTCCAAGTAACATTATTGAGGTATGCGGTTCGCCATATTATGAGTATATGGGCACCTTGTGTAAAAACGCTCGGCTTGGTAAAAACTCCACAAAGACTGTGCTTTTTGCTTGCGAACCGATTACTGCGGTCTATGGCAATCGACTAGGCAAAAAAATTCATGGTTATACAGAAAAGACCATACTCAATGCTTTATGTGAAGAGATACAACGACAAGACAGGAACAAGAAAATTTCTTTGCAAATTCGTCCACACCCCAGAGAACGAAAAAATCGCTATACCGCATTTATTGCTCGCTACGGATTTGCAAACATGAACTCTGCCCCTTCTGTGATAGACGCGCTCAAAGGTAGTGATATGGTCATTGGTATGTCATCTACCCTCTTGCTTGAAGCTGCAATCCTTGGAAAACCAATTGCCAGCATTCAAATTGGCGCATCATTACCAAGTTTATTCTATCTCGAGCAAATAGGGCGTACGCAGTCAATTAGGCACCGCTATCAGTTAAGAAGATTAGTACAGCATTTATTGCTCGGACATATGAAGCCATTCCAGATTGAAATGCTCACGAAAAATGGGGCTTGTCACAATATAGAGCGACATCTCTTGTCGCTCTTAAAGTAA